TCTAAAGGCTTGGTGAGTGCGATTAGCACCACTATCGCTAACAAGGGCTATAACATCGTCAAAAACGATGAATTTGTCGATCCCTTAAAACAGCGCTTTTTCATGCGGCTAAAAATCCAAAAAGAAATTAAGCCCTTGAATGTTGGAATGAAAGAGCAAGAAGAGCGATCCTTAAAAACCGCTCTTTTTAAAGCCTTAGAAAACTTTAACGAACTATTGATTGAAGTCATTTTAACGCATAAAAAAAACATCATTCTGCTCGCTACTAAAGAGAGCCATTGCTTGGGGGATTTGCTTTTAAGGGTGTATGGAGGGGAATTAAACGCTCAAATTTTAGGCGTTATTTCCAACCACGAGATTTTACGCCCTTTAGTGGAAAAATTTAACATCCCTTATTTTTATGTGCCTTGCGTTGATCAAATCTCGCATGAAAAAGAAGTTTTAGCCATCATTAAAAACCTAGAATTAAAACACAAAGCAAGCGCAGACTTGCTTGTTTTAGCCAAATACATGCGCATTTTAAGCCATGATTTTACGAAGCGCTATGAAAATCAGATCCTCAATATCCATCATAGTTTCTTGCCCGCATTCATTGGGGCTAACCCTTACCAGCAAGCGTTTGAAAGGGGCGTGAAAGTCATCGGGGCCACGGCGCATTTTGTGAATGAAAGCCTTGATGCCGGCCCGATTATCATACAAGACACTCTCCCCATTAACCACAATTACAGCGTGGAAAAAATGCGCCTAGCGGGTAAGGATATAGAAAAACTGGTTTTGGCTAGGGCTTTAAAACTGGTTTTAGAAGATAGGGTGTTTGTGCATGAAAACAAAACGGTGGTGTTTTGAATGCTTTTAGATTTGAGCAACCTCAATGAAGAATCCTTAAAAATCCGAATCAGAGACAAGTTCTTTAAGGATAAAAAATTCTCTTATATCGGGGATAAGATAGATTTCATACTAAGTTATAAGCACTCTAACGCCACCTTACCCATTTTATGGGGCGAAGCCAAAAGGGGAGATTTTGACGACTTGGATAAAGCTTTCACGCAACTTCTTTTAACCATAGGCAAGCACAGGCTTTATACCCACCACACGCCACCTTATTTGTGCACTTTTAACGCTTTTAGAATGGAATTTATCGCCTTTAATGACACGATCACAAGCTTTTTCTATAAAAGCGATATAGATTTTTCTATCACCCCAAGCAACCACAACACAGCGGGTTTTAAACACGCTTTAGAGGCGTTTAAAGCCATGTGCAAATCCCATAAATTGGTTTTTGACTTTAAAACCCAAAGCCAAGAATACAAAGAATTTATTGAAAATAATTTAAACTCTAGCCATTTAACCAACAAAATCAAAATTGATAAAAATAATTTCTTTACGATCTATCAAAAGTGGTTCGAAGCTGTCAAACCCACCATTGACATAGATTGGGAGGTGGCTAAAACTAAAGGCATTTTAGACGCAGACTATTATTTAGCGGATTTGCTTAGCGATGGCGTTAAAACCATTATTGAGAAATTGCAAACGATTTTAAGCTCCAATTATTATAAATTAAAAAGGGGTGTGAATGAGTTAGGTAAAATAGATTTTATGGAAATTGGTTTCACAGACGGCCAACAAGCCCACAAAGAATTTTGGAATATTTATGAAAGGCCTCCTAAATTAGGGTTTCAAGCTTTTATTTTAGAGCGGCGTGATTTGTTGGTGCCAAGCGATGTGAGAGAAAGGAAAGGGGCGTTTTTCACCCCTAAAATCTGGGTGGAAAAAAGCCAAGAAGTTTTAGCTAAAGCTTTGGGGCAAGATTATCAAGAGAATTATATCATTTGGGATTGCGCTGGGGGGACTGGGAATTTGCTTCGGGGTTTATTGAATAAGGCTAATTTGTATCTATCCACTTTAGACAGCAACGATGTGGCGATTGTGAAAGATCTAGCTGCAAAAAACCACTTAAAGCTGCTGGAAAATCAGATTTTCCAATTTGATTTTTTAAACGATGATTTTAATAGCGATAAAGTGCCAAAAAGCTTGCAAGAAATCTTAAACGACAAAGAGAAACGAAAAAAGCTCATTATTTACATCAACCCGCCGTATGCGGAAGCGGGCAACAAAGCTAAAATGAGCGGCACAGGGAAGCATAAAGATTTAGTGGCTAGGGGCAATCTTATTTGCAAGAAGTATAAAGATGAATTGCATAAAGCCAATAACGAACTTTTCGCTCAATTTTTCATGCGCATTTATAGGGAATTGGATGGCTGTATCATGGCGAGTTTTTCAACGCTCAAATACCTGAATTCTAGCAATTTTAAAAAATTCAGAGAAGTCTTTAAAGCCAAATTTTTAGAGGGGTTTATGGTGCCTGCAGACACTTTTGATAATGTGAAAGGGCAATTCCCTATCGGCTTTTTGGTGTGGGATACCGCTACCCCCCCTTTAAAGCCCACCAACGCGCTCAATTTAGAAGTGTTTGATAAATTCGGGGAATTTTTGGGGTATAAAAATATTGTTAATGAAAATGTCAAAAATATTCATAAGTGGTTGAAACAAAAAGAGAAAATTGAAAACATGGAAATTTTAGGATACATAGATACTCCTACTCCAGACTTTCAAGGTTCACCTTCTGTCGCCATTATTAATAATAAAAATTCTTCTAAACGCCATAGTGTGTATTTCGCTATTACTAGTAGTAATATTCTATTTGGAAGCGTGTTTTTTTCTATCCGCCATGTTTATGAACACACATGGCAAAATGACAGAGACCAATTCTACGCTCCTTACGATGATGCATGGCAAGAAGATGAAGTGTTTAAAAGCGATTGCTTGATTTTCATGCTTTTTCACACCCAAAACCGCATCACAAGCACTCAAGGGATTAACCATTTTATCCCCTTTAGCGAAACTGAAGTCAATGCCAAAGAAAGGTATTCTAGCCACGCTTTATTAGACTTTTTAAAAGGCAAGATAAAAGAGGAAGGCGATACCCTCTTTTTAAACGCTAAAAAAGAAAACAAGCCCCTAGAATTCAGCCAAAGCGCTTTAAATGTGTTTAACGCAGGGAAAGAAATTTATCGCTATTACCCACGCAAGATTTCACAAACCGCCCCTATAACGCTAATATAAGCCTTTATGACATCAAAGAATTTTTTCAAGGCCGTAACGCGCAAGGCAAATTAAATCTGCCCGCTAAAGCCAAAGACGAACATTACAAACAGCTTTACGCTAACTTGCAAGACGCCCTAAAAGATCTCGCTAAAGAAATACAGCCTAAAGTCTATGAATACGGGTTTTTAAGGGAGTAATTTTAAACGGGGTGGAAAGCGTCTTCTTTTTCCTGCTTAAGCCCAATGCGCTTAATCAAGCCGTCTGTCCCAAAAACACAATTTCCACAATTTTTACACAAAAGAGGGTTATCATTCATCCGCAACAAGAATTTTAGAATTTTCTTGTTATCTCAATTTAAAGGTCAAAACGATGAAAAAGTTAGCCGCTTTATTTTTAATAAGCGCGTTGGGGTTAATGGGGTAATAGAACGCATGGACGCATTAACAACGCCTTTAAATTGGCAAAGAGTGAGGCTTGGGGATATAGCCAACTATTTAACATCAAATCTAAGTGCAGAACAAATCACGCAACAAGGAAAAATTAAAATCTATGATGTGAATAATTTCATAGGCTATACAGATACAACTTTCATTAGTGATAAGCCTTATATTTCTATTGTTAAAGATGGAAGTGTAGGCAGAGTAAGGATTTTGCCACCTAAAACAAATATTTTATCTACTATGGGAGCGTTAATTGCTAATTATAAGACGACAACAGAGTTTTTATTTTATTTGTTATCTAATTTTGATTTTAAAAATTTCACAAGCGGTAGCATAATTCCGCATATTTATTTCAAAGATTATAAAGAAAAGACTATTTTTTACCCTCTCTAAACGAACAGATCGCTATCGCTAACATTTTAAGCGATTTGGATAAAGAGATCGCCAGCCTTAAAAACAAAAAACGCCAATTTGAAAACATCAAAAAAGCTTTAAACCACGATTTAATGAGCGCTAAAATCAGGGTTTTAAAGAAATAAAACACCCATAGATCGCGCCCAATACGCATGGCAGAGTTTTACATTATAACCGCTCATCAATAAGCTTATCTTTATTTGACAGAAAACAGAGCCATTTGACAATCATAAAAAAGAGAAATTTTAAAAGTTTAAAAATCTGATGAAGTTAAAAGCTAGGAGTGACCCTAAGGCCGCCCCCATAAACGCCCCAATCAATATTGTTGGTTTTGTTGTTGTGCTTTTTGTTGTTGCTGTTGTTGAGCTTGTTGCTCTGCTTGTTGTTCGGCGTGTTGTTGCACATTATGGTGGTGGTGTTCGCCGCCATAGTAATGGTGGTGGTGTGCATGGTGATGGTGGTGGTGTTGGCTGTTAGCCTGTTGTTGTTGTTCATGGTGTGCCATGATGACTCCTTTAATTGAAATTTAAATTCTAGCTCATCGGCTAGGATTTCATTCTATAATGCGAAATCTAACCAATTATTAACAAAAAAGATTTTAATGCTAATTTTTAATACGAGCGCCAATTTAAGCGCTTCTATTGTCAAAACTACCAACATCTTTGAATGAAAAAAGCTATAATAAAGAAGTTGCATTAAAAAGGGAAAACAAATCCCTTTTTTAAGGTATAATATGAGGAGTTTTAGAAACGCTTCTTATGGTGGTAGCTAAAAAGTCTTTAGGACAGCATTTTTTAACGGACGAGTCGTTTTTAGACAGAATTGTTAATGCTTTGCCCCCCTTAAACCCGTTGAAATTAATTGAAATTGGCGTGGGGCTAGGGGATTTGACTCTTAAGTTGTTGGATCGCTATCCTTTAAAGACTTATGAGATAGATAGTCGCTTGTGCGAGAAAATGCGATCAAAACTAAAGGCACAAAAAAAGCCTTTCGGGTTAGAATTAGTGGAAAAAGACGCTCTTTTTTTAAAAGAAGAAGAGCCTTATTTTTTGATCTCTAATTTGCCTTATTATATCGCTACCAGGCTTGTTTTAAACGCACTCAAAGACCCTAAATGCAGGGGCTTATTGGTGATGACACAAAAGGAAGTGGCACTCAAATTTTGCGCCAAAGATTCACAGAACGCCTTAAGCGTTTTAACTCAAGCAATAGGGAGTGCTACCCTTTTGTTTGATGTGCCGCCTAGTGCGTTTAGCCCGCCTCCAAAGGTGTTTTCTAGCGTGTTTGAAGTGACTAAAGAGCCGCTGAAAGAAAAGGCGTTGGCTTCATTAGCCCGAGTGCCATTTTTTGAAGAAGCCCTACAAAAAGGGTTTGAAACATTAGAAGATTTTTTGAAAGCATGTTTCTCATCTCCTAGGAAGACGCTTTCAAACAATCTTAAAAAAAGCGTTTCTTATAAAGAAAAGCTTGATAAGGTGTTAGATTTTTTAGCGTTAGAAAACCAACCAGCAAGCGTGAGAGCGTCTGAGATAAAAGATTATCTCAAGCTCTTAGAATACCTTTTAAAAGGCTAATGCCTTTTAAAAATTGAAATAAAGGAATAATCGTTATGACCGATAACAACCATTATGAAAACCATGAAAACAGCAGTGAAAATTCAAAAGCGCATCATGAGGCGCGAGCCGGGGCGTTTGAGCGATTCACCAACCGCAAAAAGCGTTTTAGAGAAAACGCGCAAAAAAACGGAGAGTCTTCAAACCATGAAACGCCTTCGCACCATAAAAAAGAGCACCACCCCAACAAAAAACCAAACAACCACCACAAAGTTAAACATGCTAAAACACGAAATTACGCCAAAGAAGAATTGGATAACAACAAAGTAGAGGGCGTTACGGAAATTTTGCATGTGAATGAGAGAGGGACTTTAGGCTTTCATAAGGAGCTCAAAAAGGGCGTTGAAGCGAATAACAAGATCCAAGTGGAGCATTTAAACCCGCATTATAAGATGAATCTAAACTCTAAAGCGAGCGTTAAAATCACGCCTTTAGGGGGCTTGGGCGAGATTGGGGGGAACATGATGGTCATTGAAACCCCAAAAAGCGCGATCGTGATTGATGTGGGCATGAGCTTCCCTAAAGAAGGGCTCTTTGGCGTGGATATTTTAATCCCGGATTTTTCCTACTTGCACCAAATCAAGGACAAAATCGCTGGCATTATCATCACCCATGCCCATGAAGATCACATAGGGGCCACGCCTTATTTGTTTAAAGAGTTGCAATTCCCCCTTTATGGCACGCCCTTGAGTTTGGGGCTGATTGGGAGCAAGTTTGATGAACATGGTTTGAAAAAATACCGCTCGTATTTTAAAATCGTAGAAAAGCGCTGCCCCATTAGCGTGGGCGAATTTATCGTTGAATGGATCCACATCACGCATTCTATTATTGACAGCAGCGCTTTAGCGATCCAAACTAAAGCCGGAACGATCATCCACACCGGCGATTTTAAAATCGATCACACTCCAGTGGATAATCTGCCCACTGATTTGTATCGTTTGGCGCACTATGGCGAAAAGGGGGTGATGCTTCTTTTAAGCGATTCCACTAACTCCCATAAATCCGGGACTACACCGAGTGAAAGCACCATAGCGCCGGCTTTTGATACCCTTTTTAAAGAAGCGCAAGGGCGGGTGATTATGAGCACATTCTCTAGCAATATCCACCGGGTGTATCAAGCCATACAATACGGCATTAAATACAACCGCAAGATCGCTGTGATCGGGCGCTCTATGGAAAAAAACCTAGACATCGCCAGGGAATTAGGCTATATCCATTTGCCTTATCAATCTTTTATTGAAGCCAATGAAGTCGCTAAATACCCAGATAATGAAGTCTTAATCGTAACGACCGGTTCACAAGGCGAAACCATGAGCGCGCTTTATCGCATGGCGACAGATGAGCACCGCCACATTTCTATCAAACCCAACGATTTAGTCATCATCTCTGCTAAAGCCATTCCTGGCAATGAAGCGAGCGTTTCAGCGGTATTGAATTTTTTAATCAAAAAAGAAGCTAAAGTGGCCTATCAAGAATTTGACAATATTCATGTGAGCGGGCATGCCGCCCAAGAAGAGCAAAAGCTCATGTTAAGACTCATTAAGCCTAAGTTTTTCTTACCCGTGCATGGGGAATATAACCATGTCGCGCGCCACAAACAAACCGCTATTTCTTGCGGGGTGCCTGAAAAGAATATCTATTTAATGGAAGATGGCGATCAGGTGGAAGTTGGCCCTGCGTTTATCAAAAAAGTAGGCACGATTAAAAGCGGTAAAAGCTATGTGGATAACCAAAGCAATTTGAGTATTGACACAAGCATCGTGCAACAAAGAGAAGAAGTCGCTAGCGCTGGGGTGTTTGCCGCTACGATTTTTGTGAATAAAAACAAACAAGCGCTTTTAGAAAGCTCTCAATTTTCTAGTTTAGGGCTTGTGGGTTTCAAAGATGAAAAGCATTTGATGAAAGAAATTCAAGGAGGCTTAGAGGTGTTATTAAAATCCAGCAACGCTGAAATTGTGAATAACCCTAAAAAATTAGAAGATCACATTCGTAATTTCATCCGAAAAGTGCTTTTTAAAAAGTTTAGAAAATACCCGGCTATCATTTGTCATGTCCATTCTTTTTGATTGCAACGCTGCCGCTATACAAGTCTTAAGAGATGAAGCGAGCGCGCTTTTAGAAAGCGTTCAACAATTCCAAAAACCTAACGATTTAGAAGCGATTGTCAAGCTCATTTTAAGAAGCCAAGAAAAAGGGGGTAAGCTTGTGATAGTGGGCGTGGGTAAGAGCGCTTTAGTGGCGCAAAAAATCACTGCTTCTATGCTAAGCACCGGTAACAGGAGCGCGTTTTTACACCCTACAGAAGCCATGCATGGGGATTTGGGCATGGTGGAAAAAAACGATGTGGTTTTAATGATTAGCTATGGGGGCGAGTCTTTAGAATTATTGAATCTGGTGGGCCATTTAAAACGCCTAAGCCATAAAATCATCACTTTCACTAAAAGCCCCACCAGTTCGCTCTCTAAACTCGGCGATTATTATTTGAGCTTGAAAATTAAAAAAGAAGCTTGCCCAATCAACACCGCCCCGACGACTTCTACCACCTTAACTCTAGCGTTAGGCGATGTTTTAATGGCATGCTTGATGCGAGCGAAAAACTTTAGCCAAGAAGATTTTGCTTCCTTTCATCCGGGCGGGCTTTTAGGCAAAAAACTTTTTGTCAAGGTTAGAGACTTACTGCAAACCACGAATCTCCCCCTAATCGCTCCTAGCACAAGCTTTAAAGACGCGCTCATAGAAATGAGTGAAAAACGCTTAGGCAGCGCGATTTTAGTCAATGATAATAACGAGCTTGTGGGGATTTTGAGCGATGGCGATGTCCGTAGGGCGCTATTAAAAGGGCTTAGTTTGGAGAGCGAAGTGAAGCGTTTTGCCACTTTAAAGCCTAAAAGCTTTAAGAATTTAGACGCTCTTCTTTTAGAAGCGTTAGAATTTTTAGAGCGCCACAAGATCCAGCTTTTAGTGTGCGTGGATGATCATAATAAGGTTTTAGGGGTCTTGCACTTGCACCAACTTTTAGAATTAGGTCTTAAAGCATGAAAGCGAGCGTTTATGATTTCACTCTAAAGGAATTGAGCCAGCTTTTAAAACCAAGCTTTAGGGCTAAACAGCTTTATTTGTGGCTCTATGCAAAGTATAAAACAAGCTTTAAGGGCATGCAAAATAATTTTTCAAAAGATTTTATCGCTTATTTGGAGCAAGAATTTACTTTGCGCACGATAGAAATCACGCATGTGAGAGAGAGCGTTGATGGCTCTAAAAAATACCTTTTTAAATCTTTAAGAGACAACCATACTTTTGAAGCGGTGTTGTTGAAAATGAAAGATAAAAAGATTGATGGAGAGACGAATGCTATTTTAGAGGGAGAAAAATACACCGTATGCGTGTCTTGTCAAATAGGCTGTCAAGTGGGTTGCTCGTTTTGTTTCACTCAAAAAGGCGGTTTTGTAAGGAACTTAAAAGCGGGCGAGATCATCCAGCAAGCCCTACTCATCAAAGAAGACAATAACCTCCCCATTGAAAAAGCGCTCAACATTGTTTTTATGGGAATGGGCGAGCCTTTGAATAATTTAGATGAGGTGTGTAAAGCGATTGAGATTTTTAATACCGGCATGCAAATTTCACCTAAAAGAATCACGATTTCTACTAGTGGCGTAGCCGATAAAATCCCTATTTTAGCGGGCAAAAACTTAGGCGTGCAATTAGCCATCTCCTTACACGCTGTAGATGACAAAACGCGCTCATCTTTAATGCCCTTGAATAAAAAATACAATATTGAATGCGTTTTGAATGAAGTGAGAAAATGGTCTTTAGAGCAGCGCAAAAGAGTGATGTTTGAATACCTTTTAATCAAAGATTTAAACGATAGCTTGGAGTGTGCTAAAAAACTTTTAAAACTTTTAAACGGCATTAAATCCAAAGTGAATTTGATTTTATTCAACCCGCATGAAGGTTCTAAATTTGAACGCCCCAGCTTAGAGAGCGCTAGAATGTTTGCGGATTTTTTAAACTCCAAAGGCTTACTATGCACCATTAGAGAGTCTAAAGCCTTGGATATTGAAGCGGCTTGCGGGCAATTGAGGGAGAAAAAACTCTCTCAATAAATTTAAAAACTCTTTTTTGTGGTGTTTGTCTTTTTTCTAATGGGGGTGTTGGTTTTAGTCCAGCAGTAATCCAAAATTTAGGGAATACGGATTAAAAATTAGCGTTAAAATTCCTTTCATTAACAATTAATTAGAATTTATATTGTAGAATAAAATCCTAGCTAGTGAGCTAGAATTTAAATTTTTAATCAAAGGAGTCATCATG
This region of Helicobacter pylori genomic DNA includes:
- the purU gene encoding formyltetrahydrofolate deformylase; the protein is MLEFILKIQARDSKGLVSAISTTIANKGYNIVKNDEFVDPLKQRFFMRLKIQKEIKPLNVGMKEQEERSLKTALFKALENFNELLIEVILTHKKNIILLATKESHCLGDLLLRVYGGELNAQILGVISNHEILRPLVEKFNIPYFYVPCVDQISHEKEVLAIIKNLELKHKASADLLVLAKYMRILSHDFTKRYENQILNIHHSFLPAFIGANPYQQAFERGVKVIGATAHFVNESLDAGPIIIQDTLPINHNYSVEKMRLAGKDIEKLVLARALKLVLEDRVFVHENKTVVF
- the hpnL gene encoding nickel-binding protein HpnL; protein product: MAHHEQQQQANSQHHHHHHAHHHHYYGGEHHHHNVQQHAEQQAEQQAQQQQQQKAQQQNQQY
- the rsmA gene encoding 16S rRNA (adenine(1518)-N(6)/adenine(1519)-N(6))-dimethyltransferase RsmA, encoding MVVAKKSLGQHFLTDESFLDRIVNALPPLNPLKLIEIGVGLGDLTLKLLDRYPLKTYEIDSRLCEKMRSKLKAQKKPFGLELVEKDALFLKEEEPYFLISNLPYYIATRLVLNALKDPKCRGLLVMTQKEVALKFCAKDSQNALSVLTQAIGSATLLFDVPPSAFSPPPKVFSSVFEVTKEPLKEKALASLARVPFFEEALQKGFETLEDFLKACFSSPRKTLSNNLKKSVSYKEKLDKVLDFLALENQPASVRASEIKDYLKLLEYLLKG
- a CDS encoding ribonuclease J yields the protein MTDNNHYENHENSSENSKAHHEARAGAFERFTNRKKRFRENAQKNGESSNHETPSHHKKEHHPNKKPNNHHKVKHAKTRNYAKEELDNNKVEGVTEILHVNERGTLGFHKELKKGVEANNKIQVEHLNPHYKMNLNSKASVKITPLGGLGEIGGNMMVIETPKSAIVIDVGMSFPKEGLFGVDILIPDFSYLHQIKDKIAGIIITHAHEDHIGATPYLFKELQFPLYGTPLSLGLIGSKFDEHGLKKYRSYFKIVEKRCPISVGEFIVEWIHITHSIIDSSALAIQTKAGTIIHTGDFKIDHTPVDNLPTDLYRLAHYGEKGVMLLLSDSTNSHKSGTTPSESTIAPAFDTLFKEAQGRVIMSTFSSNIHRVYQAIQYGIKYNRKIAVIGRSMEKNLDIARELGYIHLPYQSFIEANEVAKYPDNEVLIVTTGSQGETMSALYRMATDEHRHISIKPNDLVIISAKAIPGNEASVSAVLNFLIKKEAKVAYQEFDNIHVSGHAAQEEQKLMLRLIKPKFFLPVHGEYNHVARHKQTAISCGVPEKNIYLMEDGDQVEVGPAFIKKVGTIKSGKSYVDNQSNLSIDTSIVQQREEVASAGVFAATIFVNKNKQALLESSQFSSLGLVGFKDEKHLMKEIQGGLEVLLKSSNAEIVNNPKKLEDHIRNFIRKVLFKKFRKYPAIICHVHSF
- a CDS encoding KpsF/GutQ family sugar-phosphate isomerase → MSILFDCNAAAIQVLRDEASALLESVQQFQKPNDLEAIVKLILRSQEKGGKLVIVGVGKSALVAQKITASMLSTGNRSAFLHPTEAMHGDLGMVEKNDVVLMISYGGESLELLNLVGHLKRLSHKIITFTKSPTSSLSKLGDYYLSLKIKKEACPINTAPTTSTTLTLALGDVLMACLMRAKNFSQEDFASFHPGGLLGKKLFVKVRDLLQTTNLPLIAPSTSFKDALIEMSEKRLGSAILVNDNNELVGILSDGDVRRALLKGLSLESEVKRFATLKPKSFKNLDALLLEALEFLERHKIQLLVCVDDHNKVLGVLHLHQLLELGLKA
- the rlmN gene encoding 23S rRNA (adenine(2503)-C(2))-methyltransferase RlmN, translated to MKASVYDFTLKELSQLLKPSFRAKQLYLWLYAKYKTSFKGMQNNFSKDFIAYLEQEFTLRTIEITHVRESVDGSKKYLFKSLRDNHTFEAVLLKMKDKKIDGETNAILEGEKYTVCVSCQIGCQVGCSFCFTQKGGFVRNLKAGEIIQQALLIKEDNNLPIEKALNIVFMGMGEPLNNLDEVCKAIEIFNTGMQISPKRITISTSGVADKIPILAGKNLGVQLAISLHAVDDKTRSSLMPLNKKYNIECVLNEVRKWSLEQRKRVMFEYLLIKDLNDSLECAKKLLKLLNGIKSKVNLILFNPHEGSKFERPSLESARMFADFLNSKGLLCTIRESKALDIEAACGQLREKKLSQ